A window of Primulina tabacum isolate GXHZ01 unplaced genomic scaffold, ASM2559414v2 Contig1347, whole genome shotgun sequence contains these coding sequences:
- the LOC142536474 gene encoding uncharacterized protein LOC142536474 produces the protein MRGKLSPRFVGPYEIVERIGTCAYRLDLPQSLSGIHDVFHVSMLRKYEPDPSHVIQPDEVELDPSLSYTEYPFVSWIIKIKFYAIKLYHLYVFNGWRHGVEESTWETEEKMRSSYPYLIDS, from the coding sequence ATGAGGGGTAAGTTGTCACCTCGTTTCGTTGGTCCCTACGAGATTGTTGAGCGTATTGGGACTTGCGCTTATCGTTTGGATTTGCCCCAATCATTGTCTGGCATCCACGATGTTttccatgtttctatgttgcgtAAGTATGAGCCCGATCCGTCTCATGtgattcagcctgatgaggttgaacttgatccgtCTCTATCATATACTGAGTATCCTTTTGTATCTTGGATCATAAAGATAAAGTTTTACGCAATAAAGTTATACCACTTGTACGTGTTCAATGGTTGGAGGCATGGGGTAgaagaatcaacgtgggaaACAGAAGAGAAGATGAGATCATCTTATCCATATCTTATTGATTCTTAG